Proteins encoded together in one Pecten maximus unplaced genomic scaffold, xPecMax1.1, whole genome shotgun sequence window:
- the LOC117320392 gene encoding ATP-dependent DNA helicase RecQ-like, with translation MATERKFQEALEFTLVQRNIDFQLKDLQLAILKDVVMSKKDVLAVLPTGYGKTIIYSLIPTLVDAYESKTDSIVIVVSPLVALMEDQVVNIEASGIRCVYASKQQTRETDTELKNGTVSILMMSPEALFHRST, from the exons atggcgaCTGAGAGAAAGTTTCAAGAAGCTCTGGAGTTCACGCTTGTGCAAAGAAACATCGATTTCCAACTGAAAGATTTGCAGCTCGCTATTCTGAAGGATGTCGTTATGAGTAAGAAAGACGTTTTAGCAGTGTTACCGACAGGATATGGGAAAACTATCATCTATTCGCTTATACCAACTCTGGTGGATGCATATGAAAGCAAAACTGACAGTATTGTTATCGTTGTTTCCCCACTGGTTGCTCTGATGGAAGACCAGGTTGTCAATATTGAAGCTAGTGGGATCCGCTGTGTATACGCAAGTAAACAGCAAACAAGAG AAACTGATACAGAGCTGAAAAATGGAACAGTCTCGATTTTGATGATGAGCCCAGAAGCCCTTTTCCACCGGTCCACCTAA